The following are from one region of the Primulina eburnea isolate SZY01 chromosome 17, ASM2296580v1, whole genome shotgun sequence genome:
- the LOC140818165 gene encoding uncharacterized protein isoform X5 has translation MVMREVDEDLAIFLGVRNVEKERSEHLIKDSDELDDSAEQKSDGPVLESNGLELEIVQSAADENSHNLEIDENDYDWLYAQPDSTLHPSDALEVKDLVSSLTEITNGGGMALKSEWSGPNSTDCVTSANKKPLSSGDQRKTTRATTPNRGKSTLPAKSKPSRASTPASKRTLLSSKPTSANSISSTPVRTTRSSTPVGRPSMPVSSKPASRSTAATCKPTAALTTSGLSGSVRKMGSATMKNLGSNPSEILSLSHDDSENPKILMPKRTVSASRGRPNGHASNLSRNGKRRQNSCSPAKIRTPITNTAHKNGSMIQSRSRGHNKGNDDVNPVLIGSKMVERVVNMRKLAPPKQEHSFHDNSKKSSHDNSGFGRSLSKKSLDMAIRHMEIRRTIPDDLHTLATRVLSSVSAKYASAGNTELPLTSSSDSFKSSIYNSSRFDGSETEDSVSIDSKQSTASSQ, from the exons ATGGTTATGAGGGAAGTGGATGAAGATCTGGCTATTTTTTTGGGAGTGCGGAACGTTGAAAAGGAGAGGAGTGAACATCTTATTAAGGACTCTGATGAACTTGATGACTCAGCAG AGCAAAAGTCGGATGGCCCCGTTTTGGAATCAAACGGTTTAGAGCTCGAGATTGTTCAGAGTGCAGCCGATGAAAATTCCCACAATTTGGAGATTGATGAGAATGATTATGATTG GCTTTATGCACAACCTGATTCCACTTTACATCCTTCGGATGCGTTGGAAGTAAAAGATTTGGTGTCGAGTTTAACCGAAATTACAAATGGTGGAGGCATGGCACTGAAATCTGAG TGGTCTGGACCCAACAGTACTGACTGTGTTACTTCTGCAAATAAAAAGCCTTTATCATCAGGTGATCAAAGAAAGACCACTAGAGCAACAACACCAAATAGAGGAAAATCAACCCTGCCTGCAAAATCGAAGCCCTCTCGTGCTTCCACGCCTGCTTCCAAACGAACACTTCTTTCTTCCAAGCCAACGTCCGCTAATTCGATATCCTCTACTCCTGTAAGAACCACACGCTCTTCAACCCCGGTTGGCAGGCCATCTATGCCAGTCAGTTCAAAGCCTGCATCGAGGTCTACTGCAGCTACATGCAAACCAACCGCTGCATTGACCACTTCTGGTCTATCTGGTTCTGTGAGAAAAATGGGCTCCGCGACCATGAAAAATCTAGGATCGAACCCCTCAGAGATTCTCTCTTTGTCACATGATGACTCTGAAAATCCGAAAATTCTGATGCCTAAAAGGACAGTATCAGCGTCCAGGGGAAGGCCGAATGGACATGCTTCTAATTTGTCTCGTAATGGAAAACGAAGGCAAAACTCATGCTCTCCTGCTAAAATACGCACTCCAATTACTAATACTGCTCACAAAAATGGGAGCATGATACAATCAAGAAGTCGAGGACATAACAAAGGGAACGATGATGTGAATCCTGTATTGATAGGTTCGAAAATGGTTGAAAGAGTAGTAAACATGAGGAAACTAGCTCCGCCCAAACAAGAACACTCATTTCATGATAACTCCAAGAAATCCTCCCATGATAATTCGGGCTTCGGAAGATCACTCTCGAAAAAGTCTCTAGACATGGCTATAAGGCATATG GAAATCAGACGAACCATTCCCGACGACTTGCACACGTTAGCAACTCGTGTTTTATCTTCTGTCTCTGCTAAATATGCTTCAGCTGGTAACACAGAATTGCCTCTAACATCGAGCAGTGACAGTTTCAAGTCCAGCATATATAACAGTTCGCGCTTTGATGGGAGTGAGACAGAGGACAGTGTTTCCATTGATAGTAAACAATCAACCGCCTCAAGCCAGTAA
- the LOC140818165 gene encoding uncharacterized protein isoform X6, translated as MAASVQFRPQNRNLAMVMREVDEDLAIFLGVRNVEKERSEHLIKDSDELDDSAEQKSDGPVLESNGLELEIVQSAADENSHNLEIDENDYDWLYAQPDSTLHPSDALEVKDLVSSLTEITNGGGMALKSEPLSSGDQRKTTRATTPNRGKSTLPAKSKPSRASTPASKRTLLSSKPTSANSISSTPVRTTRSSTPVGRPSMPVSSKPASRSTAATCKPTAALTTSGLSGSVRKMGSATMKNLGSNPSEILSLSHDDSENPKILMPKRTVSASRGRPNGHASNLSRNGKRRQNSCSPAKIRTPITNTAHKNGSMIQSRSRGHNKGNDDVNPVLIGSKMVERVVNMRKLAPPKQEHSFHDNSKKSSHDNSGFGRSLSKKSLDMAIRHMEIRRTIPDDLHTLATRVLSSVSAKYASAGNTELPLTSSSDSFKSSIYNSSRFDGSETEDSVSIDSKQSTASSQ; from the exons ATGGCT GCATCCGTACAGTTTAGGCCACAAAACAGAAATCTTGCGATGGTTATGAGGGAAGTGGATGAAGATCTGGCTATTTTTTTGGGAGTGCGGAACGTTGAAAAGGAGAGGAGTGAACATCTTATTAAGGACTCTGATGAACTTGATGACTCAGCAG AGCAAAAGTCGGATGGCCCCGTTTTGGAATCAAACGGTTTAGAGCTCGAGATTGTTCAGAGTGCAGCCGATGAAAATTCCCACAATTTGGAGATTGATGAGAATGATTATGATTG GCTTTATGCACAACCTGATTCCACTTTACATCCTTCGGATGCGTTGGAAGTAAAAGATTTGGTGTCGAGTTTAACCGAAATTACAAATGGTGGAGGCATGGCACTGAAATCTGAG CCTTTATCATCAGGTGATCAAAGAAAGACCACTAGAGCAACAACACCAAATAGAGGAAAATCAACCCTGCCTGCAAAATCGAAGCCCTCTCGTGCTTCCACGCCTGCTTCCAAACGAACACTTCTTTCTTCCAAGCCAACGTCCGCTAATTCGATATCCTCTACTCCTGTAAGAACCACACGCTCTTCAACCCCGGTTGGCAGGCCATCTATGCCAGTCAGTTCAAAGCCTGCATCGAGGTCTACTGCAGCTACATGCAAACCAACCGCTGCATTGACCACTTCTGGTCTATCTGGTTCTGTGAGAAAAATGGGCTCCGCGACCATGAAAAATCTAGGATCGAACCCCTCAGAGATTCTCTCTTTGTCACATGATGACTCTGAAAATCCGAAAATTCTGATGCCTAAAAGGACAGTATCAGCGTCCAGGGGAAGGCCGAATGGACATGCTTCTAATTTGTCTCGTAATGGAAAACGAAGGCAAAACTCATGCTCTCCTGCTAAAATACGCACTCCAATTACTAATACTGCTCACAAAAATGGGAGCATGATACAATCAAGAAGTCGAGGACATAACAAAGGGAACGATGATGTGAATCCTGTATTGATAGGTTCGAAAATGGTTGAAAGAGTAGTAAACATGAGGAAACTAGCTCCGCCCAAACAAGAACACTCATTTCATGATAACTCCAAGAAATCCTCCCATGATAATTCGGGCTTCGGAAGATCACTCTCGAAAAAGTCTCTAGACATGGCTATAAGGCATATG GAAATCAGACGAACCATTCCCGACGACTTGCACACGTTAGCAACTCGTGTTTTATCTTCTGTCTCTGCTAAATATGCTTCAGCTGGTAACACAGAATTGCCTCTAACATCGAGCAGTGACAGTTTCAAGTCCAGCATATATAACAGTTCGCGCTTTGATGGGAGTGAGACAGAGGACAGTGTTTCCATTGATAGTAAACAATCAACCGCCTCAAGCCAGTAA
- the LOC140818165 gene encoding uncharacterized protein isoform X1 has translation MAASVQFRPQNRNLAMVMREVDEDLAIFLGVRNVEKERSEHLIKDSDELDDSAEQKSDGPVLESNGLELEIVQSAADENSHNLEIDENDYDWLYAQPDSTLHPSDALEVKDLVSSLTEITNGGGMALKSEWSGPNSTDCVTSANKKPLSSGDQRKTTRATTPNRGKSTLPAKSKPSRASTPASKRTLLSSKPTSANSISSTPVRTTRSSTPVGRPSMPVSSKPASRSTAATCKPTAALTTSGLSGSVRKMGSATMKNLGSNPSEILSLSHDDSENPKILMPKRTVSASRGRPNGHASNLSRNGKRRQNSCSPAKIRTPITNTAHKNGSMIQSRSRGHNKGNDDVNPVLIGSKMVERVVNMRKLAPPKQEHSFHDNSKKSSHDNSGFGRSLSKKSLDMAIRHMEIRRTIPDDLHTLATRVLSSVSAKYASAGNTELPLTSSSDSFKSSIYNSSRFDGSETEDSVSIDSKQSTASSQ, from the exons ATGGCT GCATCCGTACAGTTTAGGCCACAAAACAGAAATCTTGCGATGGTTATGAGGGAAGTGGATGAAGATCTGGCTATTTTTTTGGGAGTGCGGAACGTTGAAAAGGAGAGGAGTGAACATCTTATTAAGGACTCTGATGAACTTGATGACTCAGCAG AGCAAAAGTCGGATGGCCCCGTTTTGGAATCAAACGGTTTAGAGCTCGAGATTGTTCAGAGTGCAGCCGATGAAAATTCCCACAATTTGGAGATTGATGAGAATGATTATGATTG GCTTTATGCACAACCTGATTCCACTTTACATCCTTCGGATGCGTTGGAAGTAAAAGATTTGGTGTCGAGTTTAACCGAAATTACAAATGGTGGAGGCATGGCACTGAAATCTGAG TGGTCTGGACCCAACAGTACTGACTGTGTTACTTCTGCAAATAAAAAGCCTTTATCATCAGGTGATCAAAGAAAGACCACTAGAGCAACAACACCAAATAGAGGAAAATCAACCCTGCCTGCAAAATCGAAGCCCTCTCGTGCTTCCACGCCTGCTTCCAAACGAACACTTCTTTCTTCCAAGCCAACGTCCGCTAATTCGATATCCTCTACTCCTGTAAGAACCACACGCTCTTCAACCCCGGTTGGCAGGCCATCTATGCCAGTCAGTTCAAAGCCTGCATCGAGGTCTACTGCAGCTACATGCAAACCAACCGCTGCATTGACCACTTCTGGTCTATCTGGTTCTGTGAGAAAAATGGGCTCCGCGACCATGAAAAATCTAGGATCGAACCCCTCAGAGATTCTCTCTTTGTCACATGATGACTCTGAAAATCCGAAAATTCTGATGCCTAAAAGGACAGTATCAGCGTCCAGGGGAAGGCCGAATGGACATGCTTCTAATTTGTCTCGTAATGGAAAACGAAGGCAAAACTCATGCTCTCCTGCTAAAATACGCACTCCAATTACTAATACTGCTCACAAAAATGGGAGCATGATACAATCAAGAAGTCGAGGACATAACAAAGGGAACGATGATGTGAATCCTGTATTGATAGGTTCGAAAATGGTTGAAAGAGTAGTAAACATGAGGAAACTAGCTCCGCCCAAACAAGAACACTCATTTCATGATAACTCCAAGAAATCCTCCCATGATAATTCGGGCTTCGGAAGATCACTCTCGAAAAAGTCTCTAGACATGGCTATAAGGCATATG GAAATCAGACGAACCATTCCCGACGACTTGCACACGTTAGCAACTCGTGTTTTATCTTCTGTCTCTGCTAAATATGCTTCAGCTGGTAACACAGAATTGCCTCTAACATCGAGCAGTGACAGTTTCAAGTCCAGCATATATAACAGTTCGCGCTTTGATGGGAGTGAGACAGAGGACAGTGTTTCCATTGATAGTAAACAATCAACCGCCTCAAGCCAGTAA
- the LOC140818165 gene encoding uncharacterized protein isoform X3, with translation MAFRPQNRNLAMVMREVDEDLAIFLGVRNVEKERSEHLIKDSDELDDSAEQKSDGPVLESNGLELEIVQSAADENSHNLEIDENDYDWLYAQPDSTLHPSDALEVKDLVSSLTEITNGGGMALKSEWSGPNSTDCVTSANKKPLSSGDQRKTTRATTPNRGKSTLPAKSKPSRASTPASKRTLLSSKPTSANSISSTPVRTTRSSTPVGRPSMPVSSKPASRSTAATCKPTAALTTSGLSGSVRKMGSATMKNLGSNPSEILSLSHDDSENPKILMPKRTVSASRGRPNGHASNLSRNGKRRQNSCSPAKIRTPITNTAHKNGSMIQSRSRGHNKGNDDVNPVLIGSKMVERVVNMRKLAPPKQEHSFHDNSKKSSHDNSGFGRSLSKKSLDMAIRHMEIRRTIPDDLHTLATRVLSSVSAKYASAGNTELPLTSSSDSFKSSIYNSSRFDGSETEDSVSIDSKQSTASSQ, from the exons ATGGCT TTTAGGCCACAAAACAGAAATCTTGCGATGGTTATGAGGGAAGTGGATGAAGATCTGGCTATTTTTTTGGGAGTGCGGAACGTTGAAAAGGAGAGGAGTGAACATCTTATTAAGGACTCTGATGAACTTGATGACTCAGCAG AGCAAAAGTCGGATGGCCCCGTTTTGGAATCAAACGGTTTAGAGCTCGAGATTGTTCAGAGTGCAGCCGATGAAAATTCCCACAATTTGGAGATTGATGAGAATGATTATGATTG GCTTTATGCACAACCTGATTCCACTTTACATCCTTCGGATGCGTTGGAAGTAAAAGATTTGGTGTCGAGTTTAACCGAAATTACAAATGGTGGAGGCATGGCACTGAAATCTGAG TGGTCTGGACCCAACAGTACTGACTGTGTTACTTCTGCAAATAAAAAGCCTTTATCATCAGGTGATCAAAGAAAGACCACTAGAGCAACAACACCAAATAGAGGAAAATCAACCCTGCCTGCAAAATCGAAGCCCTCTCGTGCTTCCACGCCTGCTTCCAAACGAACACTTCTTTCTTCCAAGCCAACGTCCGCTAATTCGATATCCTCTACTCCTGTAAGAACCACACGCTCTTCAACCCCGGTTGGCAGGCCATCTATGCCAGTCAGTTCAAAGCCTGCATCGAGGTCTACTGCAGCTACATGCAAACCAACCGCTGCATTGACCACTTCTGGTCTATCTGGTTCTGTGAGAAAAATGGGCTCCGCGACCATGAAAAATCTAGGATCGAACCCCTCAGAGATTCTCTCTTTGTCACATGATGACTCTGAAAATCCGAAAATTCTGATGCCTAAAAGGACAGTATCAGCGTCCAGGGGAAGGCCGAATGGACATGCTTCTAATTTGTCTCGTAATGGAAAACGAAGGCAAAACTCATGCTCTCCTGCTAAAATACGCACTCCAATTACTAATACTGCTCACAAAAATGGGAGCATGATACAATCAAGAAGTCGAGGACATAACAAAGGGAACGATGATGTGAATCCTGTATTGATAGGTTCGAAAATGGTTGAAAGAGTAGTAAACATGAGGAAACTAGCTCCGCCCAAACAAGAACACTCATTTCATGATAACTCCAAGAAATCCTCCCATGATAATTCGGGCTTCGGAAGATCACTCTCGAAAAAGTCTCTAGACATGGCTATAAGGCATATG GAAATCAGACGAACCATTCCCGACGACTTGCACACGTTAGCAACTCGTGTTTTATCTTCTGTCTCTGCTAAATATGCTTCAGCTGGTAACACAGAATTGCCTCTAACATCGAGCAGTGACAGTTTCAAGTCCAGCATATATAACAGTTCGCGCTTTGATGGGAGTGAGACAGAGGACAGTGTTTCCATTGATAGTAAACAATCAACCGCCTCAAGCCAGTAA
- the LOC140818165 gene encoding uncharacterized protein isoform X4: MFRPQNRNLAMVMREVDEDLAIFLGVRNVEKERSEHLIKDSDELDDSAEQKSDGPVLESNGLELEIVQSAADENSHNLEIDENDYDWLYAQPDSTLHPSDALEVKDLVSSLTEITNGGGMALKSEWSGPNSTDCVTSANKKPLSSGDQRKTTRATTPNRGKSTLPAKSKPSRASTPASKRTLLSSKPTSANSISSTPVRTTRSSTPVGRPSMPVSSKPASRSTAATCKPTAALTTSGLSGSVRKMGSATMKNLGSNPSEILSLSHDDSENPKILMPKRTVSASRGRPNGHASNLSRNGKRRQNSCSPAKIRTPITNTAHKNGSMIQSRSRGHNKGNDDVNPVLIGSKMVERVVNMRKLAPPKQEHSFHDNSKKSSHDNSGFGRSLSKKSLDMAIRHMEIRRTIPDDLHTLATRVLSSVSAKYASAGNTELPLTSSSDSFKSSIYNSSRFDGSETEDSVSIDSKQSTASSQ; encoded by the exons ATG TTTAGGCCACAAAACAGAAATCTTGCGATGGTTATGAGGGAAGTGGATGAAGATCTGGCTATTTTTTTGGGAGTGCGGAACGTTGAAAAGGAGAGGAGTGAACATCTTATTAAGGACTCTGATGAACTTGATGACTCAGCAG AGCAAAAGTCGGATGGCCCCGTTTTGGAATCAAACGGTTTAGAGCTCGAGATTGTTCAGAGTGCAGCCGATGAAAATTCCCACAATTTGGAGATTGATGAGAATGATTATGATTG GCTTTATGCACAACCTGATTCCACTTTACATCCTTCGGATGCGTTGGAAGTAAAAGATTTGGTGTCGAGTTTAACCGAAATTACAAATGGTGGAGGCATGGCACTGAAATCTGAG TGGTCTGGACCCAACAGTACTGACTGTGTTACTTCTGCAAATAAAAAGCCTTTATCATCAGGTGATCAAAGAAAGACCACTAGAGCAACAACACCAAATAGAGGAAAATCAACCCTGCCTGCAAAATCGAAGCCCTCTCGTGCTTCCACGCCTGCTTCCAAACGAACACTTCTTTCTTCCAAGCCAACGTCCGCTAATTCGATATCCTCTACTCCTGTAAGAACCACACGCTCTTCAACCCCGGTTGGCAGGCCATCTATGCCAGTCAGTTCAAAGCCTGCATCGAGGTCTACTGCAGCTACATGCAAACCAACCGCTGCATTGACCACTTCTGGTCTATCTGGTTCTGTGAGAAAAATGGGCTCCGCGACCATGAAAAATCTAGGATCGAACCCCTCAGAGATTCTCTCTTTGTCACATGATGACTCTGAAAATCCGAAAATTCTGATGCCTAAAAGGACAGTATCAGCGTCCAGGGGAAGGCCGAATGGACATGCTTCTAATTTGTCTCGTAATGGAAAACGAAGGCAAAACTCATGCTCTCCTGCTAAAATACGCACTCCAATTACTAATACTGCTCACAAAAATGGGAGCATGATACAATCAAGAAGTCGAGGACATAACAAAGGGAACGATGATGTGAATCCTGTATTGATAGGTTCGAAAATGGTTGAAAGAGTAGTAAACATGAGGAAACTAGCTCCGCCCAAACAAGAACACTCATTTCATGATAACTCCAAGAAATCCTCCCATGATAATTCGGGCTTCGGAAGATCACTCTCGAAAAAGTCTCTAGACATGGCTATAAGGCATATG GAAATCAGACGAACCATTCCCGACGACTTGCACACGTTAGCAACTCGTGTTTTATCTTCTGTCTCTGCTAAATATGCTTCAGCTGGTAACACAGAATTGCCTCTAACATCGAGCAGTGACAGTTTCAAGTCCAGCATATATAACAGTTCGCGCTTTGATGGGAGTGAGACAGAGGACAGTGTTTCCATTGATAGTAAACAATCAACCGCCTCAAGCCAGTAA
- the LOC140818165 gene encoding uncharacterized protein isoform X2 yields MASVQFRPQNRNLAMVMREVDEDLAIFLGVRNVEKERSEHLIKDSDELDDSAEQKSDGPVLESNGLELEIVQSAADENSHNLEIDENDYDWLYAQPDSTLHPSDALEVKDLVSSLTEITNGGGMALKSEWSGPNSTDCVTSANKKPLSSGDQRKTTRATTPNRGKSTLPAKSKPSRASTPASKRTLLSSKPTSANSISSTPVRTTRSSTPVGRPSMPVSSKPASRSTAATCKPTAALTTSGLSGSVRKMGSATMKNLGSNPSEILSLSHDDSENPKILMPKRTVSASRGRPNGHASNLSRNGKRRQNSCSPAKIRTPITNTAHKNGSMIQSRSRGHNKGNDDVNPVLIGSKMVERVVNMRKLAPPKQEHSFHDNSKKSSHDNSGFGRSLSKKSLDMAIRHMEIRRTIPDDLHTLATRVLSSVSAKYASAGNTELPLTSSSDSFKSSIYNSSRFDGSETEDSVSIDSKQSTASSQ; encoded by the exons ATG GCATCCGTACAGTTTAGGCCACAAAACAGAAATCTTGCGATGGTTATGAGGGAAGTGGATGAAGATCTGGCTATTTTTTTGGGAGTGCGGAACGTTGAAAAGGAGAGGAGTGAACATCTTATTAAGGACTCTGATGAACTTGATGACTCAGCAG AGCAAAAGTCGGATGGCCCCGTTTTGGAATCAAACGGTTTAGAGCTCGAGATTGTTCAGAGTGCAGCCGATGAAAATTCCCACAATTTGGAGATTGATGAGAATGATTATGATTG GCTTTATGCACAACCTGATTCCACTTTACATCCTTCGGATGCGTTGGAAGTAAAAGATTTGGTGTCGAGTTTAACCGAAATTACAAATGGTGGAGGCATGGCACTGAAATCTGAG TGGTCTGGACCCAACAGTACTGACTGTGTTACTTCTGCAAATAAAAAGCCTTTATCATCAGGTGATCAAAGAAAGACCACTAGAGCAACAACACCAAATAGAGGAAAATCAACCCTGCCTGCAAAATCGAAGCCCTCTCGTGCTTCCACGCCTGCTTCCAAACGAACACTTCTTTCTTCCAAGCCAACGTCCGCTAATTCGATATCCTCTACTCCTGTAAGAACCACACGCTCTTCAACCCCGGTTGGCAGGCCATCTATGCCAGTCAGTTCAAAGCCTGCATCGAGGTCTACTGCAGCTACATGCAAACCAACCGCTGCATTGACCACTTCTGGTCTATCTGGTTCTGTGAGAAAAATGGGCTCCGCGACCATGAAAAATCTAGGATCGAACCCCTCAGAGATTCTCTCTTTGTCACATGATGACTCTGAAAATCCGAAAATTCTGATGCCTAAAAGGACAGTATCAGCGTCCAGGGGAAGGCCGAATGGACATGCTTCTAATTTGTCTCGTAATGGAAAACGAAGGCAAAACTCATGCTCTCCTGCTAAAATACGCACTCCAATTACTAATACTGCTCACAAAAATGGGAGCATGATACAATCAAGAAGTCGAGGACATAACAAAGGGAACGATGATGTGAATCCTGTATTGATAGGTTCGAAAATGGTTGAAAGAGTAGTAAACATGAGGAAACTAGCTCCGCCCAAACAAGAACACTCATTTCATGATAACTCCAAGAAATCCTCCCATGATAATTCGGGCTTCGGAAGATCACTCTCGAAAAAGTCTCTAGACATGGCTATAAGGCATATG GAAATCAGACGAACCATTCCCGACGACTTGCACACGTTAGCAACTCGTGTTTTATCTTCTGTCTCTGCTAAATATGCTTCAGCTGGTAACACAGAATTGCCTCTAACATCGAGCAGTGACAGTTTCAAGTCCAGCATATATAACAGTTCGCGCTTTGATGGGAGTGAGACAGAGGACAGTGTTTCCATTGATAGTAAACAATCAACCGCCTCAAGCCAGTAA